A stretch of Gossypium hirsutum isolate 1008001.06 chromosome A06, Gossypium_hirsutum_v2.1, whole genome shotgun sequence DNA encodes these proteins:
- the LOC107938889 gene encoding bifunctional dihydroflavonol 4-reductase/flavanone 4-reductase: protein MGSESQVVCVTGASGFIGSWLVMRLLEHGYTVRATVRDPDNQKKVKHLLDLPKANTHLTLWKADLSEEGSFDAAINGCCGVFHVATPMDFESKDPENEVIKPTINGVLDIMKACIKAKTVKKLIFTSSAGTVNVEEHQRTVYDESNWSDLDFVYAKKMTGWMYFVSKTLAEQAAWKFAKENNLDLITIIPTLVIGPFLMPSMPPSLITGLSPLTGNEAHYGIIRQGQFVHLDDLCMSHIFLFENPKAEGRYICSSHEATIVELAKMLREKYPDYNIPTEFKDADENLGNVVFNSKKLLDLGFQFKYSLEDMFVGAVETCQEKGLIAPPTKIENAINGDTIASIETPNSVKC from the exons ATGGGATCTGAATCTCAAGTCGTTTGTGTTACTGGTGCCTCTGGGTTCATTGGTTCATGGCTGGTCATGAGGCTACTCGAACACGGTTACACCGTCCGCGCCACCGTCCGTGACCCCG ATAATCAAAAGAAGGTAAAGCACTTGCTTGATCTACCAAAAGCCAACACCCATTTGACATTGTGGAAAGCTGATTTATCTGAAGAAGGAAGCTTTGATGCAGCCATTAATGGCTGTTGTGGTGTCTTCCATGTTGCCACTCCAATGGATTTTGAGTCCAAGGACCCTGAG AATGAAGTGATAAAGCCAACAATCAATGGAGTACTGGATATAATGAAAGCATGCATCAAAGCAAAGAcagtaaaaaaattgattttcacaTCATCAGCTGGAACTGTCAATGTTGAAGAACACCAAAGAACTGTTTATGATGAAAGTAATTGGAGTGATTTGGACTTTGTCTATGCCAAGAAAATGACTGGATGG ATGTATTTTGTCTCCAAGACATTGGCTGAGCAAGCTGCCTGGAAGTTTGCAAAGGAGAATAACTTGGATCTCATCACTATAATTCCAACTCTTGTCATTGGTCCATTTCTTATGCCTTCAATGCCACCTAGTCTAATTACTGGCCTTTCACCCCTTACTG GGAATGAAGCTCATTATGGTATCATTAGGCAAGGGCAGTTCGTGCACTTGGATGATCTCTGCATGTCTCACATATTCTTGTTTGAAAACCCTAAAGCTGAAGGCAGATACATTTGCTCCTCCCATGAGGCTACCATTGTAGAGCTTGCCAAAATGCTAAGAGAAAAATACCCAGACTACAATATTCCTACTGA GTTCAAAGATGCAGATGAAAACTTGGGAAATGTGGTCTTCAATTCCAAAAAGCTGTTGGATTTAGGGTTTCAATTTAAGTACAGCTTGGAAGACATGTTTGTAGGAGCTGTGGAGACATGTCAAGAAAAAGGGTTAATTGCACCTCCAACAAAGATTGAGAATGCAATAAATGGTGATACCATTGCTTCTATTGAGACACCAAACAGTGTTAAATGTTAG
- the LOC107944131 gene encoding F-box/kelch-repeat protein At3g06240, with amino-acid sequence MAFIPSPIIYNILSKLPVKSLARFKSLNKLYCSLINDPHFINAHFKNHIVVHGDLCLILSCIEHQNLNNTNKIHFFTIKDNEHAMIEYSITVSFDTYHILPSCNGLICFYGLHGSVHVCNPTTKTIVNLPNIDDDLQSFQSCGFGFDGINGTYKVIKFFDPHKIEIFTTVNGSWNKIRYTYSPCFGFQHHQPPVFANGFFYWFSISSSLVSFDIGKETFETISLPQSVLNKDKFKLYLVELKGELCMVDKDFEDKKRVDIWMFKGNEEHWVKLGTIVHRSEPIDTTRPVGIKANKKEILLHGFIKGLGHLSCYNMETGGFRPINIEGFTSHYFHVSQHVETLFHVGH; translated from the coding sequence ATGGCTTTCATTCCTAGCCCTATAATCTACAACATCCTCAGTAAACTACCAGTAAAATCTCTAGCCAGATTCAAGTCCTTAAACAAGCTTTATTGCTCTCTCATCAATGATCCACATTTCATCAATGCCCATTTCAAGAACCATATTGTTGTTCATGGTGATCTTTGCTTAATCCTTTCATGCATAGAGCATCAAAATCTCAACAATACCAACAAGATTCACTTCTTCACCATCAAAGACAACGAGCATGCAATGATTGAATACTCAATCACCGTAAGTTTCGACACTTACCATATCTTACCATCTTGTAATGGTTTAATTTGCTTTTATGGTCTTCACGGTAGTGTTCATGTATGTAACCCCACCACTAAAACCATCGTCAATTTgccaaatattgatgatgatctTCAAAGCTTTCAATCATGTGGATTTGGGTTTGATGGAATCAACGGTACatataaagtgattaaatttttCGACCCTCATAAGATTGAAATATTCACAACGGTGAATGGTTCTTGGAACAAAATAAGGTACACTTACTCTCCTTGTTTTGGTTTTCAACACCATCAACCACCAGTGTTTGCTAATGGGTTTTTTTATTGgttttcaatttcatcctcccTTGTTTCATTTGATATTGGGAAAGAAACCTTTGAAACCATTTCTTTACCACAAAGTGTTTTAAACAAGGACAAGTTCAAGCTTTACTTAGTGGAATTGAAAGGGGAACTATGCATGGTGGATAAGGACTTTGAAGATAAGAAAAGAGTTGATATTTGGATGTTCAAAGGCAACGAAGAGCATTGGGTGAAGCTTGGAACCATTGTTCATAGATCAGAACCTATTGATACTACTCGTCCAGTGGGGATTAAAGCTAATAAGAAAGAGATTTTACTGCATGGATTTATCAAAGGATTGGGGCATTTGAGCTGCTATAATATGGAAACTGGTGGGTTTAGGCCAATTAATATCGAAGGCTTTACTTCACACTATTTTCATGTAAGCCAACATGTGGAAACCCTTTTCCATGTTGGTCATTAA
- the LOC107938914 gene encoding auxilin-like protein 1: MEYQRASAATSFSKKLSNGHSFNGKSLYDGVFGGQTKVGSAVEDYAEIFGGGSGSSIPFLDVPELNQRKFSVEVSSSKLDYSNIFGGFGDVDFAVSHEEFVAKPNRDKKRPAKTKSHSDGSFSYPSGNRVVSKDEASHGSSNGVKQFKMSYNKSSLGSKNGTNGTIHVAVPGFTCVVDENIAPPRENPVSSAVNEPYGTEKLGGGKGDDGVHCEKPASDVQACGVGKETLKGVDQFHSEPKSNGSDCNDVLFGTYDFGHGTPPSKVKRASSMSYKNGVNNRDSLKFGVPRSQSLDCDMGVSSPPYFDDELDVNSVAATSAAAVKKAIEEAQARLKVAKEIMERRKGYMGRVKPRSNGSSTSEDRKKSKDTVKQNNFREDKAQETSEKIIACQQTSDGVEMQNVIKDHQVAAELEDEKRGFVAREAAGETCAKDFISLQADCRQDEVEKREAAKDGERETDVTQDLNEREGEEKTTIDKPEEYNEESEVVEEATELKTKIDESREFCDNEECLHESVPDVEFHDTKEDETELRFGEQWEETEENVCNELEPCERKSEDPEQPIEDAKKVEMEEVKDTDDLERLTVAKEGVDMKEKYQYKIEQEENVSEKEENEMLLEDVSVQEKFEEISEEAFEISELKEEVSAACKPEENSEEEDACDREDNEQMSDKTKEPVIIDPRDNDFDHEEEMRKLEENGDLLGNEEFMEAEENVELLEDAYQMEAADEGQMMASESVGTEEVQNQTNQEADETTEAREDALDCYWEDLEVADNASNSNEFNDLGETLEPTISEDSCEMTPEFLYNEENVGIVEGCKAYSECKETEINSEADEMATNLEENLEFDKSDLAESNLKPDEIKWQAENTADASNFERSSIDVDPADVKFEKDQYEQHSEKSEKTFTVEKHVEELACKSEDVREAVVCLKQEENKYSFEHTDEVRFVDSQLHCEFGDKNEATQIGHEIEVGQSTEYEEENSPKILMKEERETENASEEEVKLVKEEQKRVGEAKERERKKEKVKEKEKERIAVQRAIREARERAFAEARERAAAGRTNIEAQRKVKAETTQGESVKHSADTNDKTFMEAKLKAERAAVERATAEARQRALEKALSEKASLGARNQAEKFSDSKQSYQSYDSRYKGSCPPATSRYPNSSNQSASKYSEESDGAVGESAQRCKARLERHQRTAERAAKALAEKNERDLLAQKEQAERNRLAETLDAEVKRWSSGKQGNLRALLSTLQYILGPDSGWQPIPLTDILAAAAVKKAYRKATLCVHPDKLQQRGATIQQKYICEKVFDLLKEAWNRFSAEER; this comes from the exons atGGAGTACCAAAGAGCTTCGGCAGCTACATCTTTCAGTAAGAAACTTAGTAACGGCCATAGTTTCAATGGTAAAAGCTTGTATGACGGCGTTTTCGGTGGTCAAACCAAAGTTGGATCGGCCGTTGAAGATTACGCCGAGATATTCGGCGGTGGTTCAGGTTCTTCGATTCCGTTCCTCGATGTCCCTGAACTGAACCAGAGGAAGTTCTCCGTCGAGGTTTCTAGCTCAAAGCTTGATTATTCCAACATTTTTGGTGGTTTTGGGGATGTGGATTTTGCTGTTTCTCACGAAGAATTCGTCGCTAAGCCAAATAGAGATAAAAA GAGACCAGCTAAGACAAAATCGCATTCGGACGGGTCGTTTTCGTATCCTTCGGGTAATCGAGTTGTGTCGAAAGATGAGGCTTCCCATGGATCAAGTAATGGTGTGAAGCAGTTCAAAATGTCGTATAATAAAAGTAGCCTCGGAAGCAAAAATGGGACAAATGGAACAATACATGTAGCTGTTCCTGGTTTCACTTGTGTTGTTGATGAAAACATAGCTCCGCCGAGGGAGAACCCGGTTTCTTCTGCTGTAAACGAGCCTTATGGGACTGAAAAGTTAGGCGGGGGGAAAGGGGATGATGGTGTACATTGTGAGAAACCAGCGTCTGATGTTCAAGCTTGTGGTGTTGGTAAAGAGACTTTGAAAGGTGTGGATCAGTTCCATAGCGAGCCTAAAAGTAATGGGTCTGATTGTAATGATGTACTATTTGGGACCTATGATTTTGGCCATGGAACACCTCCTTCAAAAGTGAAGCGAGCTTCAAGCATGTCGTATAAAAATGGTGTTAATAATCGTGATTCTTTGAAGTTTGGGGTTCCGAGGAGTCAATCTTTGGATTGTGATATGGGTGTTTCTTCTCCCCCTTACTTTGATGATGAATTGGATGTGAATTCAGTTGCTGCTACTTCTGCAGCAGCAGTGAAGAAAGCAATAGAGGAGGCTCAAGCTAGGTTAAAAGTTGCAAAAGAAATAATGGAAAGAAGAAAAGGTTATATGGGACGGGTCAAACCCCGATCTAATGGTAGTTCGACTAGTGAGGACAGAAAGAAGAGTAAAGATACTGTCAAACAAAATAATTTCAGGGAAGATAAAGCTCAGGAGACTAGTGAAAAGATAATAGCTTGTCAGCAAACTTCTGATGGAGTAGAAATGCAAAATGTGATCAAAGATCACCAAGTGGCTGCTGAATTAGAAGACGAGAAGAGAGGTTTCGTTGCAAGAGAAGCGGCAGGAGAAACATGTGCAAAGGATTTCATATCTCTGCAGGCTGATTGTAGACAAGATGAAGTGGAGAAAAGGGAAGCCGCAAAAGATGGAGAAAGGGAAACAGATGTAACCCAGGATCTGAATGAACGTGAGGGAGAAGAGAAGACAACCATCGACAAACCAGAAGAATATAACGAGGAATCAGAAGTTGTTGAGGAAGCTACTGAGCTGAAGACGAAAATAGATGAATCGAGAGAGTTTTGTGATAACGAGGAATGTCTGCATGAATCAGTGCCTGATGTAGAGTTTCATGATACGAAAGAAGATGAAACTGAACTAAGATTTGGTGAACAGTGGGAGGAAACTGAAGAGAACGTGTGCAATGAACTAGAACCATGTGAAAGGAAATCAGAAGATCCAGAGCAACCAATAGAAGATGCGAAAAAGGTTGAAATGGAAGAAGTAAAGGATACTGACGACTTGGAGAGATTAACAGTTGCTAAGGAAGGGGTGGATATGAAGGAGAAATATCAATATAAGATTGAACAGGAAGAAAATGTTTCCGAGAAGGAAGAGAATGAGATGCTGTTAGAAGATGTCTCTGTACAGGAAAAATTTGAGGAGATATCTGAAGAAGCTTTTGAGATATCAGAACTGAAGGAGGAAGTTAGTGCGGCTTGTAAACCAGAAGAAAACAGTGAAGAAGAAGATGCTTGTGATAGAGAAGACAATGAGCAAATGTCTGACAAAACGAAGGAACCGGTAATAATTGATCCTAGAGATAATGATTTTGATCATGAGGAAGAAATGAGGAAACTTGAAGAAAATGGTGATTTGTTGGGGAACGAGGAATTTATGGAGGCTGAAGAGAATGTAGAATTGCTTGAAGATGCTTATCAGATGGAAGCAGCGGATGAGGGACAGATGATGGCTTCTGAGAGTGTGGGAACTGAAGAGGTGCAAAACCAGACCAATCAAGAAGCAGATGAGACGACTGAAGCAAGGGAAGATGCTCTAGACTGCTATTGGGAAGACCTTGAAGTAGCTGATAATGCATCCAATAGCAATGAATTTAACGATCTAGGTGAAACTTTGGAGCCCACTATTAGTGAAGACAGCTGTGAAATGACTCCAGAGTTCCTTTATAATGAAGAAAATGTAGGGATTGTGGAAGGATGCAAAGCTTATAGTGAGTGTaaagaaactgaaataaattCAGAAGCAGACGAAATGGCTACTAACTTGGAAGAAAACCTGGAATTTGATAAGTCTGACTTGGCTGAAAGCAACTTGAAACCTGATGAGATTAAGTGGCAAGCAGAAAATACAGCAGATGCATCTAATTTCGAAAGAAGCAGTATAGACGTTGATCCAGCTGACGTAAAATTTGAGAAAGATCAGTATGAGCAGCATTCCGAGAAGTCTGAAAAAACCTTCACCGTGGAGAAGCATGTTGAAGAACTGGCTTGTAAATCAGAAGATGTAAGGGAGGCTGTTGTTTGTTTGAAACAGGAAGAGAACAAGTATAGCTTTGAACACACTGATGAGGTAAGATTCGTTGATTCCCAGTTACATTGCGAGTTTGGTGATAAAAATGAAGCCACACAAATAGGTCATGAGATTGAAGTAGGCCAAAGTACAGAATACGAAGAGGAAAATTCTCCTAAAATCCTGATGAAGGAAGAGAGGGAAACCGAAAATGCTTCCGAGGAAGAAGTTAAGCTAGTTAAGGAAGAACAAAAAAGAGTAGGTGAAGcaaaagagagagaaaggaaaaaggaaaaggtaaaagaaaaagaaaaggagagaatAGCTGTTCAAAGAGCTATTCGTGAAGCTCGTGAAAGGGCCTTTGCTGAAGCCCGGGAGAGGGCTGCTGCTGGAAGAACGAATATAGAAGCACAGCGTAAGGTAAAGGCTGAAACAACCCAAGGAGAGTCAGTCAAGCATTCTGCTGATACCAATGATAAGACATTTATGGAAGCGAAACTTAAAGCTGAGCGTGCTGCAGTAGAGAGAGCAACTGCAGAGGCCCGGCAGCGTGCCTTGGAGAAAGCTTTGTCCGAAAAGGCTTCCCTTGGAGCCAGGAACCAGGCTGAAAAGTTCTCTGATTCAAAGCAGAGCTACCAATCTTAT GATTCCCGATACAAAGGCTCATGTCCTCCTGCAACTTCCAGATATCCTAATTCTTCAAACCAGAGTG CTTCAAAATATTCTGAGGAGTCAGATGGAGCTGTTGGTGAATCAGCTCAAAGGTGTAAAGCTAGGTTGGAAAGGCATCAAAGGACAGCAGAACGAGCG GCCAAAGCACTTGCAGAGAAGAACGAGCGTGATCTTCTTGCTCAGAAAGAACAAGCTGAAAGAAAT AGGTTAGCAGAAACTCTGGATGCCGAAGTCAAAAGGTGGTCAAGTGGGAAGCAAGGAAATTTACGTGCACTGTTATCGACATTACAATAT ATCCTTGGCCCTGATAGCGGTTGGCAGCCAATACCGCTTACGGATATTCTAGCCGCTGCAGCTGTAAAGAAAGCATATAGAAAAGCTACACTGTGTGTTCATCCTGATAAGTTGCAGCAACGAGGTGCTACCATACAACAAAAGTACATTTGCGAGAAAGTTTTTGATCTTCTCAAG GAGGCTTGGAACCGATTTAGTGCAGAAGAAAGGTAG